Within the Fretibacterium sp. OH1220_COT-178 genome, the region ACATCGACCGCGTGCCGGAGATCACGGACTGGGCCGCGAAGCTGAGCGAGGTCGGCATGACCGCCACGGACCTGACGCCCGAGCAGATGAAGGTCTTCATGGACAAGACGCAGTCCGTCCGCGACGCCTGGCGCTCCAAGATCGGCGAGGAGCTCGTCAAGGCCGCGGAGGAGGACATGGCTGCGGCCGCAAAATAGCACACAGCGACGTACCCGTATAATTCCATTTCGAAATCATTCGTAGACGAGGCGGCTTTTGCGAGCCGTAGCGAAGACGTACAAAGAGGTACGTCGAGCAAGGCGAGTAAAAACAACGAAGTATACGAGTGACTTGGAATTGGAATAAGGGGAGAGGCCGCAGGGCCTCTCCCTTTTAACGCAAACCTCGACCTTTCAAGGGGGCTTTTTCGTGCTGAAAAAACTTTGCGACCATTTCGAGGAGCTGCTGGGGGCCCTCATCCTGTCGGTCATGCTGGTCGTGACCTTCGTCAACGTCGTCACCCGCTACCTCATCACCTATCCTCTGGCCTTCACGGAGGAGATCACCATCAGCATGTTCGTCTGGATCGTGCTTCTGGGGACCTCCATGGCCTTTCGCCGCAACGCGCACCTGGCGATGACCTTCTTCTACGACCTCATGCCGCGGGGGCTGAAAAAGTTCTGTTTCCTCCTCTCCACCGCCGCGTGCATCGCGTTCTTCGCCCTTCTGGGCTGGCTTGGGGCCCTTCAGGTGCTCGACGAATGGGCGCTCGGCGTCACCTCCGACGCCCTGGCCATCCCCGCCTGCATCTATTCCTCGGCGATCCCGATGTTCTCGGCTCTCATCATCGTCCGCATCCTGCAGTCCGCCCGGGTCACCCTGCGGGAAAAAACGTTCTGAGGAGGCCCACATGATCGACTCCATCTTCAAGGACCCCGTATTCTGGACCCTGGCGCTCTTCATCGTTCCCCTCATCGCCCGCATTCCCATCGCCGTCTCACTGGGCATGGCGACCATCTCGGTCGTCTGGTTCTGGGACATGGGCTATCAGATGCTCTCCTACAGCTTCTACGCGGGCATCGCCAAGGTACCCCTTCTGGCCATCCCCTTCTTCATCCTGGCGGGCATCATCATGGAGAAGGTCGGCATCGCCGCGCGCATCGTCAAGCTGATCAAGGAGCTGGTCGGCGACGTCACGGGCGGCCTGGCGATCGCCACGGTCATCGTCGCGGCATTCTGGGGCGCGGTCAGCGGCTCGGGCCCGGCCACCGTCGCGGCGCTCGGCCTGATCCTCATCCCCAGCATGGCCCAGGCGGGCTACGACAAGGCGTTCGCCACCGCGGTCGTCTCGGTCGCCTCGGGGCTCGCCATCATCATCCCGCCCAGCATCTCCTTCATCGTCTACGGGGACATCATGGAGCAGTCCGTGGGGACGCTCTTTGCGGCGGGCATCGTCCCGGGCGTCATCGTCGCCGGCTTCCTCTGCCTGGCCGTCTACCTCTACAGCCGGCTCCGCGGCTTCCGGGGCGAGCCCCGCGAGAGCCTGGGCGCGCTCCTCCGGGCGTTCTTCGACGCCTTCTGGGGGCTCCTGACCCCGGTCATCATCCTGGGCGGCATCTACGGGGGCGTCTTCACCCCCACCGAGGCCGCCGCCGTCGCCGTGTTCTACGGCCTCTTCGTCGGCCTGGTCGTCTACCGCACCCTCACCCTGCGCGTGCTCTACGAGATCCTCAGCGAGACCGTGGTCAGCACCGCCGTCGTCATGCTGGTGGTCGCCTGCGCCGGCCTCTACTCCTGGCTGGGCGCGACCGTGGGGATCATCGACAAGATCGCGGGCCTGCTGCTGGGCGTCTCCGACAACCCCACGGTGATCCTGCTGATGATCAACGTCATCCTGCTCTTCGCGGGGATGCTGCTGGACGCCAACTCCATCATGTACATCTTCCTGCCGATCCTGATCCCGATCATCCGGACGCTCGGCTGGGACCCCATCTGGTTCGGGGTCATGATGACCATCAACCTGGCGATCGGCCAGGTGACGCCACCCGTCGCGGTGAACCTGTTCGTCGGCGCCCGGATCAGCGGCCTGACCATGGAGCAGATCGCACGGCCCGCCATCGGCCTGATCGCCGCGGCCATCGCGGCTCTGGCCCTGCTGACGGCGTTCCCGATCCTGACGACGTTCCTGCCACGCCTGATGGGCCTGATGTAGGGGAACGGGGGCCTTTGCCGCTCCCACATCGAGACGGATCGGCGGCATTTCTCCGGAAAAGCGCCAAAGCATCGGGACGGCCCCTCAAGGCCGCCCCGATGCTTTATGTAAGTTTCGCAACGGCCGTCGCTTGGCTATGGCAGGAACGATGAGCTACAATATCGCTATAACGAGGAAATTCGCGCAATGGGTCTCTTGACAGGAGGAGGACGACATGAACACCAAAATTCCCGCCAGGCTCAAAAAGGAGCCCTTGCTCGAAGCGATATGGGAGATGCGCTTCTCCGGCAGCACGTCTCCGGTTGCCGACTTGCTTCCCGGAATACTTTTCAAATCGTTTTCCGGCAAATACGGAAGGGCGGGCAAACTGCCTGCCGCGGATATGCCTGCTCCCGTCGTTGAACAGGACCCCAATCTATGGTATCTCCCAAAAATGAGACTGGAAGGAGCCAATCAGTCCATCCAAATAGGAGATCGCGTCGTCTCCTTGAGTTGCCGTCGGCCTTATTCAGGATGGGCTCGGTTTTCCGCCGACATTCGAGAGCTTACCCAAGCACTGAAGGAAACCGGCTTGATCGAACGAATAGAAAGATTCTCTCTGAAATATATCGACTTGATCGACTTGAAAAAAAACGCCGATCTTCAACACCTTGATCTGAAATTGATGTTGGGGAAATACGACCTGGCGGCCAAACCCGTTCAATTGCGAACGGAGATCAGAGAAAACGATTTGATCCATCTTGTTCAGATCATCTCGCCCGCAGAGGTGGATTTTCCGGGAACGGAAGGACGGCTTAAAGGCGTTCTTGTGGACATTGACAGCATCAAAACCGTAACGGGCGGTGAATCATGGGACTCGCTGGATCAAAGACTCGATGAGCTCCACGCTTCATGCAAGAGGATGTTTTTCAGCATCTTGAAGCCGGAAACCGTCGAAAGCCTGGAACCGGAATACGAGGTTTGACAAGATGGTTGGAACGATGACTCTGACGAATGAGATCTCAGGCCGCATGACCAGCAGCATCCTGTACCCGGTAAACTGGGAAAGCGGGCTGAACTGCGAGCTCCGGTCCTATGACCGTACCGACGGGATGGCGCTCCCTTTGGGGATAACCCTCATCTTCTCAGTGAGTAAGGAAAGAAGCACTTACCAGTCTACGGTGATTTCTCAAGAGGAAACCAGGTTCATTCCTCGGACGCCTTTGGGAGAGAAGCTTTGCGCCCTACGGGCAAAGGCCATCCTCGCAGGAATGAGAGTGCTGTCCGAGGAAGAAATACTTGAAGAGATCAAACGGCGCCGGGGAGAGCTGGAAGAAAAATGAAAAGGACCTACATTGACGCGAATGTCCTCATCGCGGCGTTTCAAGGCGAAGAGCAAATCGCTCGACAAGCCATGGAGGTTCTTGACGACCCGACGCGTTTGTTGGTGGTGAGCGATTATTTGCGGCTCGAGGTTCTGCCGAAGCCGACATTCCATAAACAGCGGGAAGAAATTGAGTTCATGCAGGCGATTTTTGAAGGAGCCGCTGAAAATGTAATCACCTCTTCAAAGTTAACGGAATTCGCTCTTGATATGGCTTCAAAATATGACATGACGCCCGTTGACGCCCTGCATATAGGTGCGGCGATGATCGCTGGCGTGGACGAATTTGTAACGATGGAAAAGCCTACGAAGCCGATATGCCGAGTTGAGGAAGTCAAGGTCGTCTCCATATATTCCAAAGGGGCGTCGACTTGACCCAGGAAATCTTCCAGCGACGCTCCCCCCGGAAAACACAATAAAGCATCAAAAAAGTCCGTCCCGGACAGTTTCGCCGGGACGGACTTTTTTTGACCAGGGAACCGCACTCGCCTCTTTCATGCTTGTGTCTCTTCACACGGACAGGGCGGTCCCAAAAGGCCTCTCTTACGACTATCGAGAAACTATACCTTCCTCCGCAGGAAGGCCGCAGCAAGGGCCAGGGCAAGCACGCCCAGCCCCGCGTCGCATCCGCCGCCGCCTCCGCTCCTGCCCCTACCGTCGGGGTCCGGGATGTTGGGGCCCGAGTCGCCGGGTTTCCGCGGCATATCCTTGACCTTCTTGTTCACCGGGAGCGTCTTGACCGTCCCGTCGGCCTTCGTCACCAGCACCTCCTTGACGGCGGCGCCGGCCGCGACCTGGGCCCTCGTGACGTTGCAGGTCAGCACCAGCGTGTAGCTCTTCAGCGCGGCCGCCTCCACCGCCAGCACCCTCCTGCCCGCACCGTCCAGGAGTTCGCATTTTGGGGCCGGCATGCCGATGACGTCCGCTGACACGGCCTTGGGCAGGCCGTCGTAAAACAGCCGCGTCCGGAGCTTCAGGGTCATGTTCCCCAGCTTGTCCTCCGAGACGATCTCCGCGGTCCACCCCGCATTGTCGATCCTGGGCTCGGCGGGTCCAGGGGGAGGGGTGATATCGGCCGACCCCGAGGTCAGAGTAAACTCCACCTCTCCATAGAGCGTGTTCGTCGCGCTCTTGGCCCGGACCTTCAGCGTCGCGCTCCTGAAGGTGCTCTTGACGTCCAGGCTGACGACGGCGCTCTTGGCCTGTTTGGAGACAAGCTCGAGGTCGGAGGACGCGATCACGCCGGCGGGATCCTGGCTCACGACACTGACGCTCCAGGTCGAGGGGTCCACGTCGCCCGAGGCCAGCACCGTGCCATTGTACGTGCTTCCGGGGACGGCCTTCAGGACGGCAGGCGCGATCAGATCGGGTTGAACAAGATCGATCTTGGCCGTGAGGACCAGCTCCTTCAGACCATTCCCGTCGTTGATCTCCTCGACCTTCGCCTCCGCGTCGTCGGCCGGGTCCCCCACGATCTTACCCGTGGTGTGCAAATCCACGGCGTCGGTGATCTTCAGGAGCGTGACCTTGTCACCGGCCTTCAGGGGGTTGGGCCAGGTCGTGGGGCGCGCGAACTTCAGCGTATGGGACGCATCGACGTCGACCTTCTTCACCGTCAGGAGCGGCGTAGCGACGGACGGCACGCTCGGGACCTTCAAAGTCGCGTTGTCCGTAATCGTCAGTTCGGTCGTCCCATAAGTCCCGCAAACCATATCCAGAGAGGCGACAGCAAGCGTCGCCTGGCTCCCCGCCAGCACGCTCGCCTTCTTCACGGCAAGCGTGGCGTTCCCGTCCAGCCCGAGGTGCCAGCCTGCGGCAAGACCTGCGCCATCCTCCACCTCGAGGGTCCCGGGACCGGTCACCTTCAGCTTGGGCTTGCCGGCCCCGGCCTTGAGGTTCAGGCTGGAGACCTTCAGCGTCTTCCCCGCGGGAATCGAGACCGAAACCCCGTCCCCAGTGGAGCTCTCGATATCCAGGGTCCCGACGACGGCGTCGGACGCCTCCCATTTCGCCTTGGCGTCGTTGGCAGTGCCCCGATCGAAGACAAGCGTTTTGACCGTCACGCCGTCGGCAAGAGCCAGCGTGTGCGTATGCGCGCTCGCGCCCTTGAACGTGACCTTTCCGTCGACGCTCTTCTGCAGGGTCGCCTTACGGTTCGCAGTGCCTGCGGAGAAATCAAAGACAAGCTCGCCACCCCCCTCCACGGTCGCTCCGATCGTTTGATCCGCATCAGCTTTGACGGAGAGCGTCTTGCCCGAGGCGATTTTGACCCTAATCGAATAGTTGGGTGCGTTCAGACCCTTGACGGTGATATCGCCCTTCAGGTCGAGGGTGGCCGTTCCTCCAAGCGAGATGGTGCCGTCCGTCCCGTTTCCGATCTGGATACCGTCCTTGATCGTCAGGGTGCCCGTGTTCAAGATCCCTATCTCTTTGAGTCCGGCTTTCTGCGTTGCATTCAGGGTCAGGTCGCCCTTAGTGATATTCAAGGACGTCAAATTGTCATGAAAGGCGTTCGCCGTCCCCAGGATGATGCTGCCCCAAGTGATCGTCCTATGCGGAGACCCGCTACCGGCGAAGGCAGGCAGCTTTCCCAGCTTGAGCTCCAGGGTACCACCATGATCGATCTGCAGACCGTCGGCGACCAACACGTCCTTCTCCAGGATCAGCTTGCCCTTGCCCTCCAGGACCAAATCGGCGTTAGCCCCCGTAAGCCCATGCCCCTTCACAGTGAGGGAAGTAGCGTCCGCGATCTTAATGGTATTGGTCGTTTCAAAAGCGAAATCCGCTGCGTCGGCCACCGTCTCAATGACGGCGTTCCCGGACGAAACCTCAATGGCCTTGGCCTTGATGGCATGTCCTGCCTTAACCTTCAGCGTGACGCCTGCCAGTTTCAAATTGTCCAGGGGATTAGGCAAATCGCTCCCACCTGACACCTCCACCTCGGCATCGTTATTAAACGTTGCTGTATCATTCGGATCGCGTCCCGGGTAATTGGAACCTCCGTTCCAATTACCCGGTGTCTCCCATTTTCCACCATCTGAGGCCCCGCCAGTCCATGTGTACGTCGCCGCCACCGCAGCCCCCGCCGCGGCCCACACCAAAACCATGGCCAGGGCGGCCGTTCTCAAAAACCTGTTTCTCAAAGTCATCGTCCTCCTTCTCAAGGCTCGGCATCCACCTTTTTCCGAGTCCGAAATTCCGCGATGCAGACGCCGCATCCTTCCCAGCGCCGAGGCATCCTCCCTTCCGTGGGCCTGCTCCTCATGCGGCAGCGAAGCACGCTCACCAATTAAACTCGCAACACACGAAAATTCTACCGAAAAGTGCGGGTGCTGGCAAGGAAAGAGGAGAAATGCCTCCTGGAAGCCCTGATCCCGTCCGGGTTCGGTTGCATGGCCGTCGCGGACCCCCTCCCCTCCGCCGCATCGTTTCCGGTACCCGAATTGGCGGAAAAGCCGATGCGGCGCGTGAAGAGCAGCGGTATACTTCCGCCCGGAAGGACAGCCCCCGCACATGCCGCATGAAAAGCACATTTATAGGACAGGACATTGACGCACACTCCTCCCTGTGTCCCCCGAAGGGGGACCGCTCGAACCCCTTCAGGGGGTAACAGCAGGACAAGACGCGGGAAATGACAAATGGAACACACCCCGGGAATGGGAAGGAGGAACAAAATTCTCATGGCAACCGACAAAAAGCGGACGAACTCCGGAAAACTCGAAAACGGCGATGTCGTCAGGGTGCGCAGAAAATACGGGGTTCTCCACTACGATCACTACGGAATCTACGTGGAGGAGGACAACAGCGTCATTCACTACAACGAGCCTGACGAGGACTCTCGAAGCCGCAGGGACTTTTGCGGAAAGGTTCTCCAGACCTCCCTGGACGAGTTCCTGGATGGCGCCGAAAGCCTTACCGTCTGCCGCTACCCCGAAGAGGCACCGCGCTACCCTCTGTGTTTTGCGAGAAAAACTTTCGAGGTGAGGCGCGACGAAATAGATGACAAAGGAGAGCCCTCCAATGAGGCCGATCCGGATTCTCCCGGCGCGAAGGCGGTCGAAGAGGCAAAGCGCCGAAAGGGAGAAAGTCGCTATCACCTGGTGCGGAACAATTGCGAGCACTTTGCCGTCGAGTGCCGATACAACTATCACGCCGCCGGGCAGGTGCAGGCCTGGGCTACGGTGCTGGGCCTGTCGGCCGTTGCCGTAGCCGTCGGCTTGCCCCTGGCCTTATCCGGCCTTGGAAAGGGAAAAGGGAAGGGGAGCCTTAGACAGTCCTGACGCAACTGAAGGGGAGCACATCGCTCCCTCCCGGATGAATGCTAAACAGCCCGAGCGGCAGCAAGAAAAAACGGCATTCCGAACATCGCTTGAAGGCCATCGCCGACACGAAGGGAGAGAGGGCTGTTCTACACCTCTCTCTTATACATACGGTCCGGCCTCTTTTGAATAACGGAGCCCCCTCCCCGAGGGCCCGAGACGGCAAATGAGCGCGGAGCGTCCCTCCTCCGCCGGAGAGGGGACGCTCCGCAGCCCTGCCTTACGCTATGACTTGGTGCTGGCGACGGCGATGTAGTTCAGGCGCTCCCGGTGCGCCCCGAAGAAGCCGGACATCCGCCTGAAGAATTCCCGATTCTCCGCCTTCCGTCCGTTCAGGAACACCCGGATCGCGCCCCAGAGCCCCTCGTCGTAGACCATTCCCCTGAAGGTCATCAGCGAAACGGGGCCGTGCCGAACCTGAAGACGGTCGAAGCCGCAGCCCTCGAAGACCTCCCGCCACCCCTCCTCCGTCAGAGGGTACACCCTCAGGTTGATCGCCCGGCTCAGCCCCTGGACGAGCTCCGGAGAGTCCTCCAGCAGCAGGACGTCGTGCGTCAGCAGCATCCCGCCCTTCTTCAGCACGCGGAAATACTCCGAGACGGCCCTGGCCCGATTTTCGGGCGTCAGCATCGTCAGCATGGCCTCGTTGATCACGACGTCGAACCGTTCGTCGGGGAACGGCAGCGCCGTCGCGTCGCCCTCGACGAACGTGACGCGGTCGCCCGCCCCCGAGGCGGCGAGGTTGCGTCTTGCCTTTGCCAGGGCCTCGGGGTCCAGGTCCAGCGCCGTGACGCGACAACCGTATTGTTTGACGAGCTCCGCGGTCGTCGTGCCCATGTTGCAGGCGACCTCCAGAACCTCCGTCCCGCTGCGAAGGCAGGCCTTTTCGAGCAGCCAGTCGGTGGCCTCCCGTCCGCCGGGACGCAGCCGGCGCTTGCCGAGACGGGCC harbors:
- a CDS encoding lecithin retinol acyltransferase family protein, producing MATDKKRTNSGKLENGDVVRVRRKYGVLHYDHYGIYVEEDNSVIHYNEPDEDSRSRRDFCGKVLQTSLDEFLDGAESLTVCRYPEEAPRYPLCFARKTFEVRRDEIDDKGEPSNEADPDSPGAKAVEEAKRRKGESRYHLVRNNCEHFAVECRYNYHAAGQVQAWATVLGLSAVAVAVGLPLALSGLGKGKGKGSLRQS
- a CDS encoding TIGR04255 family protein; protein product: MNTKIPARLKKEPLLEAIWEMRFSGSTSPVADLLPGILFKSFSGKYGRAGKLPAADMPAPVVEQDPNLWYLPKMRLEGANQSIQIGDRVVSLSCRRPYSGWARFSADIRELTQALKETGLIERIERFSLKYIDLIDLKKNADLQHLDLKLMLGKYDLAAKPVQLRTEIRENDLIHLVQIISPAEVDFPGTEGRLKGVLVDIDSIKTVTGGESWDSLDQRLDELHASCKRMFFSILKPETVESLEPEYEV
- a CDS encoding TRAP transporter large permease encodes the protein MIDSIFKDPVFWTLALFIVPLIARIPIAVSLGMATISVVWFWDMGYQMLSYSFYAGIAKVPLLAIPFFILAGIIMEKVGIAARIVKLIKELVGDVTGGLAIATVIVAAFWGAVSGSGPATVAALGLILIPSMAQAGYDKAFATAVVSVASGLAIIIPPSISFIVYGDIMEQSVGTLFAAGIVPGVIVAGFLCLAVYLYSRLRGFRGEPRESLGALLRAFFDAFWGLLTPVIILGGIYGGVFTPTEAAAVAVFYGLFVGLVVYRTLTLRVLYEILSETVVSTAVVMLVVACAGLYSWLGATVGIIDKIAGLLLGVSDNPTVILLMINVILLFAGMLLDANSIMYIFLPILIPIIRTLGWDPIWFGVMMTINLAIGQVTPPVAVNLFVGARISGLTMEQIARPAIGLIAAAIAALALLTAFPILTTFLPRLMGLM
- a CDS encoding type II toxin-antitoxin system VapC family toxin, with the protein product MKRTYIDANVLIAAFQGEEQIARQAMEVLDDPTRLLVVSDYLRLEVLPKPTFHKQREEIEFMQAIFEGAAENVITSSKLTEFALDMASKYDMTPVDALHIGAAMIAGVDEFVTMEKPTKPICRVEEVKVVSIYSKGAST
- a CDS encoding TRAP transporter small permease, whose amino-acid sequence is MLKKLCDHFEELLGALILSVMLVVTFVNVVTRYLITYPLAFTEEITISMFVWIVLLGTSMAFRRNAHLAMTFFYDLMPRGLKKFCFLLSTAACIAFFALLGWLGALQVLDEWALGVTSDALAIPACIYSSAIPMFSALIIVRILQSARVTLREKTF
- a CDS encoding class I SAM-dependent methyltransferase: MEVGHAFLARLGKRRLRPGGREATDWLLEKACLRSGTEVLEVACNMGTTTAELVKQYGCRVTALDLDPEALAKARRNLAASGAGDRVTFVEGDATALPFPDERFDVVINEAMLTMLTPENRARAVSEYFRVLKKGGMLLTHDVLLLEDSPELVQGLSRAINLRVYPLTEEGWREVFEGCGFDRLQVRHGPVSLMTFRGMVYDEGLWGAIRVFLNGRKAENREFFRRMSGFFGAHRERLNYIAVASTKS